The Methanocalculus natronophilus genome contains a region encoding:
- a CDS encoding HAD hydrolase-like protein — protein KPAKDACVHALNQFKDWNQALMIGDNDSDILSGKNANILTAGVIWSIKGKETLEEAKPDYMLESMYSLLDILKEDGGK, from the coding sequence CAAACCCGCAAAAGATGCTTGCGTGCATGCATTAAATCAGTTTAAAGATTGGAATCAAGCTTTGATGATTGGCGATAATGATTCAGATATCTTATCAGGAAAAAATGCCAATATTTTAACTGCAGGCGTTATATGGAGCATTAAAGGGAAAGAAACTTTAGAAGAAGCCAAGCCTGATTATATGTTAGAATCAATGTATTCACTATTAGATA